A stretch of Porites lutea chromosome 5, jaPorLute2.1, whole genome shotgun sequence DNA encodes these proteins:
- the LOC140938377 gene encoding short transient receptor potential channel 4-like — MEGSDINMQELMFDGVCPPNYTLQLHLFEATRKGDLSKVNSLCQLNFDLDCVDSSGKTLLQVAGYLENVSVRKEIMELLLSSGADLKFALLNEVRDSNAQMVEVLLQFHKPALGSSLKGYVNPLIPAACLQNFEIITMLLENGFSISDPKIAQWSSDSNTVWNEKFEPAFFGSIEYRVLASPIFIAASFLRDVCNGPDPINRACVLHKELREVAEHEYELK, encoded by the coding sequence ATGGAAGGGTCAGACATAAACATGCAAGAGCTAATGTTTGATGGTGTTTGTCCACCAAATTACACTCTACAACTTCATCTTTTCGAAGCCACAAGAAAGGGAGATCTTTCGAAAGTAAACAGCCTTTGTCAGCTAAACTTTGATCTAGATTGTGTTGACAGTTCTGGGAAAACCCTTTTACAGGTTGCTGGATATCTGGAAAATGTGTCTGTTCGAAAAGAAATTATGGAACTACTTCTAAGTAGTGGGGCTGACTTGAAATTCGCGTTACTAAATGAGGTTCGTGATAGCAATGCACAAATGGTGGAAGTCCTTCTTCAATTTCACAAGCCAGCACTTGGTTCATCCCTAAAAGGATACGTAAACCCGCTGATTCCTGCGGCATGTTTGCAGAATTTTGAAATCATTACAATGCTGTTGGAGAATGGATTCAGCattagtgatccaaaaattgcTCAGTGGTCTTCAGATTCTAACACTGTGTGGAACGAAAAGTTTGAACCCGCCTTTTTCGGTTCTATCGAATACCGCGTTCTTGCCAGCCCCATATTTATCGCGGCGTCTTTTCTTCGCGACGTCTGCAATGGCCCCGATCCCATTAATCGTGCGTGCGTCCTGCACAAAGAACTGCGTGAAGTAGCTGAGCATGAATACGAGTTAAAGTGA